The Panicum hallii strain FIL2 chromosome 9, PHallii_v3.1, whole genome shotgun sequence genome has a window encoding:
- the LOC112877110 gene encoding microtubule-associated protein 70-4-like isoform X1 yields the protein MGSLGEVDHGKEKFHGHGHSDPVVDELNRLENLLREKERELGNAYSEIKGLKVTEALKDKAIAELSKELKKQDEKMRSLEKQLEQKNLDVKRLSNERKEALSAQFAAEATLRRIHSSQKDEELVPFDAIIAPLESDIRKYRHEIAVLQDDNKALERHLKLKEVALVEAGNILRSALERALIVEDVQNQNIELKKQMEIYHEENKLLEKANRQKVLEVEKLTHTISELEESILATGEVANAVHFYQNQVAKLKEEKKTLERELARAKVYVNRVASTAANDWKDDSDKLMPVKRWLEERRLLQGEIQRLRDKITIAEKSAKIEAQLNDKLKRRLKSLEEDMRNEISNSSTKEITKKVTSRRSTSQPRQPNTARVSPQPSSPEAIDRRRPISQPRASIAGKVLKQPNSETESAEKTRIAKRFDSPRATTVAGKGERPTKNHLWAPRSKMPSDGGKENKEQNPNPKAHLNVSHSQGHGDTKVFDGNDECGVQCSEHQEAMENERNANNSRAGSP from the exons ATGGGTAGCTTGGGAGAGGTTGATCATGGCAAGGAGAAGTTCCATGGCCATGGCCACTCTGATCCCGTCGTCGACGAGCTCAACCGGCTGGAGAATCTCCTCAGAG AAAAGGAGCGAGAGCTAGGAAATGCATACAGTGAAATCAAAGGCTTGAAGGTAACGGAAGCTCTGAAGGACAAGGCTATTGCTGAG CTGAGCAAGGAACTAAAGAAACAGGACGAGAAGATGAGAAGTTTGGAAAAACAGCTTGAGCAGAAG AATTTGGATGTGAAACGATTAAGCAATGAGCGTAAAGAAGCATTGTCTGCACAGTTCGCTGCAGAAGCAACACTCCGAAGGATCCACTCTTCTCAAAAGGACGAGGAATTAGTTCCTTTCGATGCCATCATTGCACCCTTGGAGTCAGACATTAGAAAGTACAGACATGAG ATTGCAGTTCTCCAGGACGACAACAAGGCCCTAGAACGGCATCTAAAGTTGAAGGAGGTGGCGCTTGTCGAAGCAGGAAACATTTTGCGTAGCGCACTTGAGAGGGCACTGATTGTAGAGGATGTTCAGAACCAGAACATCGAACTGAAGAAACAGATGGAGATATACCAT GAAGAGAACAAATTGTTAGAAAAGGCTAACAGACAGAAGGTGTTGGAGGTCGAGAAGCTCACGCATACCATTAGTGAGCTTGAGGAGTCCATTCTTGCGACTGGTGAGGTTGCCAATGCAGTGCACTTCTATCAGAATCAGGTTGCCAAGTTGAAG gaggaaaagaaaacTCTTGAGAGGGAGCTAGCTCGAGCCAAGGTTTATGTCAATCGTGTTGCATCGACAGCGGCGAATGATTGGAAAGACGATTCTGATAAGCTGATGCCTGTCAAGAGATGGCTTGAAGAACGAAGGCTCTTGCAG GGAGAGATACAACGACTGCGTGACAAGATAACAATAGCAGAGAAATCTGCAAAGATTGAAGCCCAGCTTAAC GACAAACTAAAAAGGAGGCTGAAGTCACTCGAAGAAGACATGAGAAATGAAATATCCAACTCATCTACAAAGGAAATTACCAAAAAAGTCACTTCCAGAAGATCAACATCTCAACCAAGACAACCCAACACAGCCAGAGTGTCGCCTCAACCATCCTCACCTGAAGCCATTGATAGGAGAAGGCCAATATCTCAACCAAGGGCATCAATAGCAGGGAAAGTGTTGAAGCAACCTAATTCAGAAACAGAATCTGCAGAGAAGACTAGGATTGCTAAGCGATTCGATAGCCCAAGAGCAACAACGGTGGCTGGTAAAGGTGAGCGTCCTACGAAAAATCATCTGTGGGCGCCAAGAAGCAAAATGCCCTCTGATGGTGGGAAAGAAAACAAAGAACAAAACCCAAATCCCAAGGCGCATCTGAATGTTTCACATTCACAAGGGCATGGCGACACAAAAGTATTCGATGGAAATGACGAATGTGGAGTTCAATGTAGCGAACATCAAGAAGCTATGGAGAATGAGAGAAATGCAAACAACTCCAGAGCTGGTAGCCCTTAG
- the LOC112877110 gene encoding microtubule-associated protein 70-4-like isoform X2, with amino-acid sequence MRSLEKQLEQKNLDVKRLSNERKEALSAQFAAEATLRRIHSSQKDEELVPFDAIIAPLESDIRKYRHEIAVLQDDNKALERHLKLKEVALVEAGNILRSALERALIVEDVQNQNIELKKQMEIYHEENKLLEKANRQKVLEVEKLTHTISELEESILATGEVANAVHFYQNQVAKLKEEKKTLERELARAKVYVNRVASTAANDWKDDSDKLMPVKRWLEERRLLQGEIQRLRDKITIAEKSAKIEAQLNDKLKRRLKSLEEDMRNEISNSSTKEITKKVTSRRSTSQPRQPNTARVSPQPSSPEAIDRRRPISQPRASIAGKVLKQPNSETESAEKTRIAKRFDSPRATTVAGKGERPTKNHLWAPRSKMPSDGGKENKEQNPNPKAHLNVSHSQGHGDTKVFDGNDECGVQCSEHQEAMENERNANNSRAGSP; translated from the exons ATGAGAAGTTTGGAAAAACAGCTTGAGCAGAAG AATTTGGATGTGAAACGATTAAGCAATGAGCGTAAAGAAGCATTGTCTGCACAGTTCGCTGCAGAAGCAACACTCCGAAGGATCCACTCTTCTCAAAAGGACGAGGAATTAGTTCCTTTCGATGCCATCATTGCACCCTTGGAGTCAGACATTAGAAAGTACAGACATGAG ATTGCAGTTCTCCAGGACGACAACAAGGCCCTAGAACGGCATCTAAAGTTGAAGGAGGTGGCGCTTGTCGAAGCAGGAAACATTTTGCGTAGCGCACTTGAGAGGGCACTGATTGTAGAGGATGTTCAGAACCAGAACATCGAACTGAAGAAACAGATGGAGATATACCAT GAAGAGAACAAATTGTTAGAAAAGGCTAACAGACAGAAGGTGTTGGAGGTCGAGAAGCTCACGCATACCATTAGTGAGCTTGAGGAGTCCATTCTTGCGACTGGTGAGGTTGCCAATGCAGTGCACTTCTATCAGAATCAGGTTGCCAAGTTGAAG gaggaaaagaaaacTCTTGAGAGGGAGCTAGCTCGAGCCAAGGTTTATGTCAATCGTGTTGCATCGACAGCGGCGAATGATTGGAAAGACGATTCTGATAAGCTGATGCCTGTCAAGAGATGGCTTGAAGAACGAAGGCTCTTGCAG GGAGAGATACAACGACTGCGTGACAAGATAACAATAGCAGAGAAATCTGCAAAGATTGAAGCCCAGCTTAAC GACAAACTAAAAAGGAGGCTGAAGTCACTCGAAGAAGACATGAGAAATGAAATATCCAACTCATCTACAAAGGAAATTACCAAAAAAGTCACTTCCAGAAGATCAACATCTCAACCAAGACAACCCAACACAGCCAGAGTGTCGCCTCAACCATCCTCACCTGAAGCCATTGATAGGAGAAGGCCAATATCTCAACCAAGGGCATCAATAGCAGGGAAAGTGTTGAAGCAACCTAATTCAGAAACAGAATCTGCAGAGAAGACTAGGATTGCTAAGCGATTCGATAGCCCAAGAGCAACAACGGTGGCTGGTAAAGGTGAGCGTCCTACGAAAAATCATCTGTGGGCGCCAAGAAGCAAAATGCCCTCTGATGGTGGGAAAGAAAACAAAGAACAAAACCCAAATCCCAAGGCGCATCTGAATGTTTCACATTCACAAGGGCATGGCGACACAAAAGTATTCGATGGAAATGACGAATGTGGAGTTCAATGTAGCGAACATCAAGAAGCTATGGAGAATGAGAGAAATGCAAACAACTCCAGAGCTGGTAGCCCTTAG
- the LOC112876677 gene encoding probable methionine--tRNA ligase isoform X2, whose amino-acid sequence MASSPPPPPKLPIPGRRNILITSALPYVNNVPHLGNIIGCVLSADVFARYCRLRGYNAIYICGTDEYGTATETKAMEEKCSPKEICDKYHAIHSEVYKWFNIKFDKFGRTSSPEQTEVCHAIFHKLMENNWLTENTMQQLYCDTCQRFLADRLVEGTCPNKVCNAAARGDQCETCSTLLNPTELIDPKCKVCKNTPRVRDTDHLFLELPLLKDKLVNYINETSVAGMWSQNAIQATNAWLKEGLKPRCITRDLKWGVPVPHEKYKDKVFYVWFDAPIGYVSITASYTPDWEKWWKDPDNVELFQFMGKDNVPFHTIMFPSTLLGTGEKWTMMKTISVTEYLNYEAGKFSKSKGIGVFGNDAKDTNIPPEVWRYYLLMNRPEASDTLFTWADLQAKLNSELLNNLGNFINRVLSFVAKPAGYDSIVPDVPNAESHPLTKAYAEKTSKWVEQYLDAMEKVKLKQGLKCAMAISSDGNAYLQESQFWKLYKEDSAACAIVMKTSLGLVYLLACLLEPFMPSFSEEVLRQLNLSPEENLSFSEEKGEIAKAKSPWDFVPAGHKIGKPAPLFKELKDEGVALHREKYAGSQAERSSKAAADAEASKVANQLKGTKLSDGGPKKEQKKQSGGSKSKTAEADITVAKLDIRVGLIRKAEKHPDADSLYVEEIDVGEDTPRTVVSGLVKFIPLEEMQNRKVCVLCNLKPVAMRGIKSHAMVLAASNEDHTKVELVEPPESAAVGERVTFAGYSGEPEASLSGKSKTWEKLAAELHSNGELVACYKDVPFTTSAGVCKVKTIANGEIR is encoded by the exons ATGgcgtcctccccgccgccgccgccgaagctGCCGATCCCCGGCCGCCGCAACATACTCATCACCAGCGCGCTTCCGTATGTCAATAATGTCCCCCACCTCGGGAACATCATCGGCT GTGTGCTCAGCGCCGATGTGTTCGCGCGGTACTGCCGGCTCCGGGGTTACAACGCCATCTACATATGCGGTACTGATGAGTACGGCACGGCCACCGAGACGAAGGCCATGGAGGAGAAGTGCTCGCCCAAGGAGATCTGCGACAA GTACCATGCTATTCATAGTGAAGTTTACAAGTGGTTTAACATAAAATTTGACAAGTTTGGACGCACGTCCTCTCCTGAGCAAACAGAAGTCTGCCATGCAATTTTCCATAAATTAATGGAAAACAATTGGCTCACAGAAAATACTATGCAGCAG CTTTACTGTGATACATGTCAAAGATTTTTGGCTGATCGGCTTGTTGAAGGAACATGCCCAAACAAAGTCTGTAATGCAGCAGCACGTGGAGATCAGTGTGAAACATGCAGCACCTTGTTGAATCCAACCGAACTGATTGACCCGAAGTGTAAG GTTTGTAAGAATACTCCACGTGTTCGTGACACAGATCACTTATTCTTGGAGCTTCCTCTGTTAAAAGACAAGTTGGTAAACTACATCAATGAAACTTCAGTAGCTGGTATGTGGAGTCAAAATGCTATTCAAGCAACAAACgcatggctgaaggaagggctAAAGCCGCGCTGCATCACCAGAGATCTTAAATGGGGTGTCCCTGTACCTCACGAGAAGTATAAAGACAAG GTGTTCTATGTTTGGTTTGATGCACCTATTGGTTATGTGTCTATTACGGCGTCATATACACCTGACTGGGAGAAGTGGTGGAAGGATCCTGATAATGTAGAATTGTTCCAGTTTATGGGCAAAGATAATGTGCCATTTCACACG ATCATGTTCCCTTCAACACTACTTGGAACTGGGGAAAAGTGGACAATGATGAAGACAATAAGTGTTACTGAATATCTAAATTATGAAGCAG GTAAATTCTCCAAGAGTAAAGGTATAGGAGTCTTTGGTAATGATGCAAAAGATACAAATATTCCTCCTGAAGTATGGCGATACTACCTGCTTATGAATCGCCCTGAG GCATCAGATACACTCTTTACTTGGGCTGATTTGCAAGCCAAATTGAACAGCGAGTTGCTGAACAACTTGGGGAACTTCATCAATCGCGTGCTAAGTTTTGTTGCAAAACCAGCTG GATATGATTCTATTGTACCTGATGTTCCTAATGCGGAATCACATCCATTGACAAAGGCATATGCAGAAAAAACAAGTAAATGGGTTGAGCAATATCTCGATGCAATGGAAAAG GTTAAACTGAAACAAGGACTGAAGTGTGCAATGGCCATTTCTAGTGATGGAAATGCGTATCTGCAA GAGAGCCAGTTTTGGAAACTTTACAAGGAAGATTCAGCAGCATGTGCGATTGTGATGAAAACTTCACTTGGTCTTGTGTACCTCCTTGCCTGTCTGCTGGAGCCTTTCATGCCCTCCTTCTCTGAGGAA GTGTTACGTCAATTAAACTTGTCCCCTGAAGAAAACCTGTCTTTCAgtgaagaaaaaggagaaaTTGCAAAGGCAAAATCTCCTTGGGATTTTGTACCAGCAGGGCACAAAATTGGAAAGCCTGCTCCTCTATTCAAGGAATTG AAAGATGAAGGCGTAGCTCTCCATAGAGAAAAATATGCAGGTAGCCAAGCTGAGAGAAGCTCGAAAGCAGCAGCTGATGCTGAAGCCAGCAAAGTTGCTAACCAGCTCAAGGGCACGAAATTATCTG ATGGAGGTCCAAAGAAGGAACAAAAGAAACAATCTGGTGGTTCAAAATCAAAGACAGCAGAGGCAGATATTACCGTTGCAAAATTGGATATTCGAGTAGGGCTTATCAGAAAAGCAGAGAAGCATCCAGATGCCGATTCCCTTTATGTAGAGGAGATCGATGTTGGGGAGGACACACCAAGAACAGTGGTCAGTGGTCTCGTGAAATTCATACCTCTTGAAGAAATGCAG AATCGGAAAGTCTGTGTTCTTTGCAACCTGAAACCGGTGGCAATGCGCGGTATAAAATCACACGCCATGGTTTTGGCTGCATCAAATGAGGACCACACGAAG GTTGAGTTGGTGGAGCCACCAGAATCTGCCGCCGTGGGGGAGCGCGTCACCTTCGCTGGGTACTCGGGGGAGCCCGAGGCTTCCCTCAGCGGCAAGAGCAAGACGTGGGAGAAGCTGGCCGCCGAGCTGCACAGCAACGGCGAGCTCGTGGCGTGCTACAAAGACGTGCCCTTCACAACCTCGGCCGGAGTCTGCAAGGTGAAGACAATAGCGAACGGGGAGATTCGCTAG
- the LOC112876677 gene encoding probable methionine--tRNA ligase isoform X1: MASSPPPPPKLPIPGRRNILITSALPYVNNVPHLGNIIGCVLSADVFARYCRLRGYNAIYICGTDEYGTATETKAMEEKCSPKEICDKYHAIHSEVYKWFNIKFDKFGRTSSPEQTEVCHAIFHKLMENNWLTENTMQQLYCDTCQRFLADRLVEGTCPNKVCNAAARGDQCETCSTLLNPTELIDPKCKVCKNTPRVRDTDHLFLELPLLKDKLVNYINETSVAGMWSQNAIQATNAWLKEGLKPRCITRDLKWGVPVPHEKYKDKVFYVWFDAPIGYVSITASYTPDWEKWWKDPDNVELFQFMGKDNVPFHTIMFPSTLLGTGEKWTMMKTISVTEYLNYEAGKFSKSKGIGVFGNDAKDTNIPPEVWRYYLLMNRPEASDTLFTWADLQAKLNSELLNNLGNFINRVLSFVAKPAGAGYDSIVPDVPNAESHPLTKAYAEKTSKWVEQYLDAMEKVKLKQGLKCAMAISSDGNAYLQESQFWKLYKEDSAACAIVMKTSLGLVYLLACLLEPFMPSFSEEVLRQLNLSPEENLSFSEEKGEIAKAKSPWDFVPAGHKIGKPAPLFKELKDEGVALHREKYAGSQAERSSKAAADAEASKVANQLKGTKLSDGGPKKEQKKQSGGSKSKTAEADITVAKLDIRVGLIRKAEKHPDADSLYVEEIDVGEDTPRTVVSGLVKFIPLEEMQNRKVCVLCNLKPVAMRGIKSHAMVLAASNEDHTKVELVEPPESAAVGERVTFAGYSGEPEASLSGKSKTWEKLAAELHSNGELVACYKDVPFTTSAGVCKVKTIANGEIR, translated from the exons ATGgcgtcctccccgccgccgccgccgaagctGCCGATCCCCGGCCGCCGCAACATACTCATCACCAGCGCGCTTCCGTATGTCAATAATGTCCCCCACCTCGGGAACATCATCGGCT GTGTGCTCAGCGCCGATGTGTTCGCGCGGTACTGCCGGCTCCGGGGTTACAACGCCATCTACATATGCGGTACTGATGAGTACGGCACGGCCACCGAGACGAAGGCCATGGAGGAGAAGTGCTCGCCCAAGGAGATCTGCGACAA GTACCATGCTATTCATAGTGAAGTTTACAAGTGGTTTAACATAAAATTTGACAAGTTTGGACGCACGTCCTCTCCTGAGCAAACAGAAGTCTGCCATGCAATTTTCCATAAATTAATGGAAAACAATTGGCTCACAGAAAATACTATGCAGCAG CTTTACTGTGATACATGTCAAAGATTTTTGGCTGATCGGCTTGTTGAAGGAACATGCCCAAACAAAGTCTGTAATGCAGCAGCACGTGGAGATCAGTGTGAAACATGCAGCACCTTGTTGAATCCAACCGAACTGATTGACCCGAAGTGTAAG GTTTGTAAGAATACTCCACGTGTTCGTGACACAGATCACTTATTCTTGGAGCTTCCTCTGTTAAAAGACAAGTTGGTAAACTACATCAATGAAACTTCAGTAGCTGGTATGTGGAGTCAAAATGCTATTCAAGCAACAAACgcatggctgaaggaagggctAAAGCCGCGCTGCATCACCAGAGATCTTAAATGGGGTGTCCCTGTACCTCACGAGAAGTATAAAGACAAG GTGTTCTATGTTTGGTTTGATGCACCTATTGGTTATGTGTCTATTACGGCGTCATATACACCTGACTGGGAGAAGTGGTGGAAGGATCCTGATAATGTAGAATTGTTCCAGTTTATGGGCAAAGATAATGTGCCATTTCACACG ATCATGTTCCCTTCAACACTACTTGGAACTGGGGAAAAGTGGACAATGATGAAGACAATAAGTGTTACTGAATATCTAAATTATGAAGCAG GTAAATTCTCCAAGAGTAAAGGTATAGGAGTCTTTGGTAATGATGCAAAAGATACAAATATTCCTCCTGAAGTATGGCGATACTACCTGCTTATGAATCGCCCTGAG GCATCAGATACACTCTTTACTTGGGCTGATTTGCAAGCCAAATTGAACAGCGAGTTGCTGAACAACTTGGGGAACTTCATCAATCGCGTGCTAAGTTTTGTTGCAAAACCAGCTG GAGCAGGATATGATTCTATTGTACCTGATGTTCCTAATGCGGAATCACATCCATTGACAAAGGCATATGCAGAAAAAACAAGTAAATGGGTTGAGCAATATCTCGATGCAATGGAAAAG GTTAAACTGAAACAAGGACTGAAGTGTGCAATGGCCATTTCTAGTGATGGAAATGCGTATCTGCAA GAGAGCCAGTTTTGGAAACTTTACAAGGAAGATTCAGCAGCATGTGCGATTGTGATGAAAACTTCACTTGGTCTTGTGTACCTCCTTGCCTGTCTGCTGGAGCCTTTCATGCCCTCCTTCTCTGAGGAA GTGTTACGTCAATTAAACTTGTCCCCTGAAGAAAACCTGTCTTTCAgtgaagaaaaaggagaaaTTGCAAAGGCAAAATCTCCTTGGGATTTTGTACCAGCAGGGCACAAAATTGGAAAGCCTGCTCCTCTATTCAAGGAATTG AAAGATGAAGGCGTAGCTCTCCATAGAGAAAAATATGCAGGTAGCCAAGCTGAGAGAAGCTCGAAAGCAGCAGCTGATGCTGAAGCCAGCAAAGTTGCTAACCAGCTCAAGGGCACGAAATTATCTG ATGGAGGTCCAAAGAAGGAACAAAAGAAACAATCTGGTGGTTCAAAATCAAAGACAGCAGAGGCAGATATTACCGTTGCAAAATTGGATATTCGAGTAGGGCTTATCAGAAAAGCAGAGAAGCATCCAGATGCCGATTCCCTTTATGTAGAGGAGATCGATGTTGGGGAGGACACACCAAGAACAGTGGTCAGTGGTCTCGTGAAATTCATACCTCTTGAAGAAATGCAG AATCGGAAAGTCTGTGTTCTTTGCAACCTGAAACCGGTGGCAATGCGCGGTATAAAATCACACGCCATGGTTTTGGCTGCATCAAATGAGGACCACACGAAG GTTGAGTTGGTGGAGCCACCAGAATCTGCCGCCGTGGGGGAGCGCGTCACCTTCGCTGGGTACTCGGGGGAGCCCGAGGCTTCCCTCAGCGGCAAGAGCAAGACGTGGGAGAAGCTGGCCGCCGAGCTGCACAGCAACGGCGAGCTCGTGGCGTGCTACAAAGACGTGCCCTTCACAACCTCGGCCGGAGTCTGCAAGGTGAAGACAATAGCGAACGGGGAGATTCGCTAG
- the LOC112875185 gene encoding MADS-box transcription factor 1-like, translating to MGRGKVELKRIENKISRQVTFAKRRNGLLKKAYELSLLCDAEVALIIFSGRGRLFEFSSSSCMYKTLERYRSSNYSSQEVKTPLDGEINYQDYLKLKTRVEFLQTTQRNILGEDLGPLSMKELEQLENQIEISLKHIRTRKNQMLLDQLFDLKSKEQELQDLNKDLRKKLQETNAENVLHVSWEEGGHSGASGNAIEPYQGFLQHPENDPSLQIGYHQQAYMDQLNNEDMGHPNEHGRSGWI from the exons atgggtcGCGGGAAGGTGGAGCTGAAGCGGATCGAGAACAAGATCAGCCGGCAGGTGACGTTCGCCAAGCGCAGGAACGGCCTGCTTAAGAAGGCGTACGAGCTCTCGCTGCTGTGCGACGCCGAGGTCGCGCTCATCATCTTctccggccgcggccgcctctTCGAGTTCTCCAGCTCGTCATG CATGTACAAAACACTCGAGAGATACCGCAGCTCCAATTACAGCTCACAGGAAGTAAAAACTCCATTGGATGGTGAA ATCAACTACCAGGATTACTTGAAGTTGAAGACCAGAGTTGAATTTCTTCAAACTACACAAAG AAATATTCTTGGTGAGGATCTGGGTCCACTTAGCATGAAAGAGCTTGAGCAGCTTGAGAACCAAATAGAGATATCCCTGAAACATATCAGGACAAGAAAG AATCAAATGTTACTTGATCAGCTCTTTGATCTGAAAAGTAAG GAGCAAGAATTACAGGACCTTAACAAGGACCTCAGGAAAAAG CTGCAAGAAACCAATGCAGAGAACGTGCTGCATGTTTCCTGGGAAGAAGGTGGGCACAGTGGCGCCAGTGGGAATGCCATTGAACCTTATCAGGGATTCCTTCAGCACCCAGAGAATGATCCTTCCCTCCAGATTGG GTACCATCAACAAGCCTACATGGACCAGCTGAACAACGAAGACATGGGGCACCCAAACGAGCACGGCCGATCCGGATGGATCTGA